Proteins encoded by one window of Mus musculus strain C57BL/6J chromosome 10, GRCm38.p6 C57BL/6J:
- the Rfx6 gene encoding DNA-binding protein RFX6 isoform 2 (isoform 2 is encoded by transcript variant 2) gives MMYKTHCQCILDNAINGNFEEIQHFLLHFWQGMPDHLLPLLENPVIIDIFCVCDSILYKVLTDVLIPATMQEMPESLLADIRNFAKNWEQWVVSSLENLPEALIDKKIPILRRFVSSLKRQTSFLHLAQIARPALFDQHVVNAMVSDIEKVDLNSIGSQALLTISNSTDTESDIYSEHDSITVFQELKDLLKKNATVEAFIEWLDTVVEQRVIKMSKQNGRSLKKRAQDFLLKWSFFGARVMHNLTLNNASSFGSFHLIRMLLDEYILLAMETQFNNDKEQELQNLLDKYMKNSDASKAAFTASPSSCFLANRNKASSLASDTVKNESHVETSYVPLPSSQPGAIPPALHPFSTEDTDNMPLPGQIELSQSTGHLMTPPISPAIASRGSVINQGPMASRPPSVGTVLSAPTHCSTYAEPIYPTLSPANHDFYGTNSNYQTMFRTQSHPASSLYAHRAEHGRCMAWTEQQLSRDFFGGSCAGSPYNCRPPSSYGPSTHTQESHSMQVLNTGSFNFLSNAGAGSCQGSTLPSNSPNGYYGNNINYSEAHRLGSMVNQHVSVISSVRSLPPYSDIHDPLNILDDSSRKQNNSFYADTLSPVACRTTVVASNLQTQIPSSSSQCMYGTSNQYPVQDSLDSNAASNREMVSSLPPINTVFMGTAAGDT, from the exons ATGATGTACAAAACTCACTGCCAGTGCATACTCGACAATGCCATCAATGGGAACTTTGAAGAG ATCCAGCATTTCTTACTACACTTTTGGCAAGGAATGCCAGACCATCTCCTTCCCCTGCTTGAAAATCCTGTTATCATTgatattttctgtgtctgtgactcaaTTCTTTATAAG GTTCTTACAGATGTCCTCATTCCTGCAACAATGCAAGAAATGCCTGAAAG TTTGTTAGCAGATATAAGAAATTTTGCTAAAAATTGGGAACAGTGGGTTGTTTCATCCTTGGAAAACTTGCCAGAAGCCCTCATTGATAAGAAAATCCCCATTTTGCGAAGATTTGTATCTTCCCTGAAGCGACAGACATCTTTCTTGCATCTTGCTCAG ATTGCCAGACCAGCTCTCTTTGACCAGCATGTGGTGAATGCCATGGTATCTGATATTGAAAAGGTTGACTTAAATAGTATTGGGTCTCAGGCTCTTCTTACCATATCCAACAGCACAGACACGGAATCTGACATCTACAGTGAAC ATGACTCTATTACTGTGTTCCAAGAACTGAAAGATCTCCTTAAGAAGAATGCTACAGTGGAGGCATTTATTGAATGGTTGGACACTGTGGTAGAGCAGAGAGTTATTAAG atgagCAAACAAAATGGAAGATCTCTGAAGAAGAGGGCTCAAGACTTTCTGCTCAAATGGAGCTTTTTTGGTGCCCGCGTGATGCATAATCTTACCTTGAACAACGCATCAAGTTTTG GCTCTTTCCATCTGATCCGAATGCTTCTGGATGAGTACATTCTCCTGGCCATGGAGACTCAATTTAACAATGACAAAGAGCAGGAACTACAGAATTTATTGGACAAGTATATGAAGAACTCGG ATGCGAGTAAAGCTGCCTTCACAGCTTCCCCGAGCTCTTGCTTTCTGGCCAACCGAAATAAGGCTAGCTCACTTGCCAGTGACACTGTGAAGAACGAAAGCCACGTGGAGACATCCTATGTCCCTCTGCCTTCCAGCCAGCCTGGAGCCATACCCCCTGCTCTGCACCCATTCTCAACTGAGGACACTGATAACATGCCACTCCCAG GTCAAATAGAGCTTTCACAAAGTACTGGCCATCTGATGACACCACCGATTTCTCCAGCCATAGCAAGCAGAGGAAGTGTTATTAACCAAGGGCCAATGGCGAGCAGACCCCCGAGCGTGGGCACAGTTCTCTCAGCTCCAACACATTGCTCAACATATGCAGAACCAATTTATCCTACGCTCTCTCCAGCCAACCACGACTTTTATGGGACCAACTCTAACTATCAGACTATGTTTAGGACACAGTCTCACCCTGCATCAAGCCTCTATGCTCACCGTGCAGAGCATGGGCGGTGCATGGCCTGGACTGAACAGCAGCTTTCTAGAGACTTCTTTGGTGGCAGTTGTGCTGGGTCTCCATATAATTGTAGGCCACCTTCCAGTTATGgaccatccacacacacacaagagtcaCACAGCATGCAGGTTTTGAACACAGGAAGCTTCAATTTCCTTAGTAATGCAGGAGCTGGCAGCTGCCAAGGGTCAACATTGCCTTCTAATTCTCCCAATG GATACTATGGAAACAATATAAACTACTCAGAGGCACATAGGCTTGGATCGATGGTGAACCAACATGTTTCAGTCATCAGCAGTGTGCGCTCCCTGCCTCCCTACAGTGATATTCATGATCCACTTAACATTTTAGATGACAGCAGCCGGAAGCAGAACAACTCGTTTTATGCAGACACATTGTCTCCTGTTGCATGTCGTACTACTGTAGTAG